AACCCCTGCAACCGGCACCCCTGTGCCAGGGAACCCCCACACCAGGGAACCCCCACACCAGGGATGCCCCGCCCCGGGTAACCCCCACACCCGGCACTCCCTGTGCCAGGGAACCCCTGCACCAGGTAACCCCCACACTGGGGAACCCCCACACCTGGCATCCCCTGTGCCAGGGAACCCCCACACCAGGGAACCCCTGCACCCGGTACCCCCTGCACCAGGCAACCCCCGCCCCGGGTAACCCCCACACCTGGCATCCCCTGTGCCAGGGAACCCCCACACCAGGGAACCCCCACACCAGGGAACCCCCACGCCGGGTAACCCCTGCACCAGGGAACCCCCCCCGGGTGAACCCCCACCCCAGGTAACCCCCCGCACCCGGCACCCCTTGGGCCAGGGAATCCCTGTATCAGGGAACCCCCGCCCTGGGGAACCCCCACACCCGGTACACCCTGTGCCAGGGAACCCCCACACCAGGGAACCCCCACACCCAGCACCTCCTGTGCCAGGGAACCCCTGTACTGGGTAACGCCTGCACCAGGGAACCCCCACACTGGGGTACCCCCACACCAGGGAACTCCCGCCCCGGGGAACCCCCACATCAGGGAACCCCCGCACCCGGCACCCCCTGTGCTAGGGAATCCCCTGCACCAGGGAACTCCCACACCAGGGAACCCCCGCACCAGGGAACCCCTGCACCAGGGAACCCCTGCACCAGGGAACCCCCACACTGGGGAACCCCCGCACCAGGGAACCCCCACCCCGGGTAACCCCCAGACCTGGCATCCCCTGTGCCAGAGAACCCCTGAACCAGGGAACACCCACACCAGGGAACCCCCACCCCAGATAAGCCCTGCACCCGGCACCCCCTGCACCAGGGAACCCCCGCCCCGGGTAAACCCGCCCCGGGGACCCACACCAGGGAACCCCCCACACTGGGGAACTCCCACACCGGGgaacccccctgccctggcaccgAGCACCCGGCACATCCCCGGCAGCGGGCACAGGGCACCCACACGGCCACGGGCACCGCACCGGGCACCGGGCTGTGCCACGCACCAGGACCCCCGCACCGGGCACCGGGCTGTGCCACGCACTGGGACCCCCGCACCGGGCACTGGGCTGTGCCACAGACTGGGACCCCCGCACCGGGTACCGGGCTGTGCCACGCACCGGGACCCCCGCACCGGGCACCGGGCTGTGCCACGCACTGGGACCCCCCGCACCGGGCACCGGGCACTGCCCCGGTCATGGGTAACCGGGATAGGGGGTGCGCTGTGACCCCGCTGTGCCCACCGGCAGCCGGCACCGGGCTCTGCTGCACACTGGGACCCCCGCACCGGGCACCGGGCTGTGCCATGCACTGGGACCCCCGCACTGGGCACCGGGCTGTGCCACACATCGAGACCCCCGCACTGGGCACCGGGATGTGCCGTGAACCGAGACCCCCGCACCGGACACCGGGCTGTGCCGTGAACCGAGACCCCTGCACCGGGCACCGGGCTGTGCCACGCACTGGGACCCCCGCACCAGGCACCGGGCTGTGCCACGCACTGAGACCCCCCGCACCGGGCACCGGGCTGTGCCACAGGCTGGGACCCCCGCACCGGGCACCGAGCTGTGCCGTGAACCAAGACCCCCGCACCGGGCACCGAGCTGTGCCGTGAACCAAGACCCCCGCACCGGGCACCGGGCTGTGGCACGCACCGAGACCCCCGCACCGGGCACCGGGCTGTGCCGTGAACCGAGACCCCCGCACCGGACACCGGGCACCATCCCCGGCCCTGGGTGCCCCCACCCCCACTCCCACCTTCCCAGGGCGTCGTGCCCCCCACCGCACCCGCGGACCCCAGACCGGcgtccccagtgccacccccacgggtgcccccccagcacccccccggccccggcgcgggtgGTGtcgggggggccgggagggcggcTGCGCGCgtgcccgggggtcccggggggccggTGGGTGCCGGGGGACCCCCGCGTTGCCAGGCTGCGCCCGGAGCCGCAGAGCCACGCGTGCCCGGGGACCGCGCTCGGTGCCGGGCTtgggcagcagcccccgccgcgTGCCCCAGGACGGCTGCGGGACCCCCACCGGTGCCCCCCACTCGCGGCGCGGGATGCCCAGCCCCGGCTCGCGGGGGTCCCACCGCCCGGGGGGGCCCCGGCCACGCGGCAGCACCGCCGAGACCGACGCGGGGTgagcggggctcggcggcgggggccgggggggcacggcggggaggggcggggggcacggcgctgaggcccccccgcgccccccgcagTGCCCCCCGCCGCAGCTGGACGCTGGACCCCTCGGGGGTCTGGTACGAGCGGTGGCTCGGCGTCATGGCGGTGCCCGTGCTCTACAACTGCCTGGTCCTCGTCTGcaggtgccggggcggggggcgcggggcggggggcgcggggcgggggggcccggcgggtgCGGGTGACGAGGCCCCGCATCGCAGGGCCTGCTTCCCGGCGCTGCAGGAGCGGCACGCGGCGCTGTGGCGGGGCCTCGACGGCGCCTGCGACGCGCTCTACCTGCTCGACATGGCCGCACGCATGCACACCGGTCAGTGCCCGCCCCGCACACGCGTGTACGCGCCTGCCCCGCGCCTGCACGCGCCTGCACATGGCTGTCACACGCCTGCACACGCCTGCACACGCCTGCACACACCTGCCCCACACCTGCACACACCTGCCCCACACCTGCACATGCCTGTCCCACGCCTGCACACGCCTGCACACACCCACGTGTGCAAACACTCCCCCATCCGCACAGACGCGTTTACGTGCGTGCACGCGCACACCCATGTCGACACGCGAACAGCCCCGCATcgcgtgcacacgcgtgtgcatgcCCGTGTCCACGTGTCCACGCCGTCACTGCGTCGGGCAGCCCGGCATGGGGGGGGGTGTGAGCCTGGGCGGGTGCTGaggggtcccggccccccccACCGAGCCCCTCAGCACCGCGGGGACCCCGGCGCACGCGACGTCCCGCGGGACCCCCCGTTCCGTGTCCCTCCGTCCCGGGCACCCCGCGGCGGCCCCttcgccccccgcccgcgccgggaGACCCCCCCGGAGCCGGCGTGACCCCCGGCAGCGACGCGTGTCCCCACCGCGCGACCCCCCCCTAAGGCTTCCTGGAGGACGGCGTCCTGGTGCGGGACCGTGTCCGGACGCGGCGCCGCTACCTGCGCTCGGCGTCCTTCGCCTGGGACGcggcggccgcgctgcccgccgagCTGCTGTACCCGCACGCGGGGCCCGTCGCGCCGGCGCTGCGCGCCAACCGCTGCCTGCGCGCGCCGCGGCTCCTCGAGGCCTTCGACCGCCTGGAGACGCGGACGGCGCGCCCCAACGCCTTCCGCGCGGCCAAGCTGGCGCTGTACGGCGCGGCGGCCATCCACTGGTACGCCTGCCTCTACTTCGCGCTCTCGGCgcgcctggggctgggcagcgacGCCTGGGTCTGCCCCGACGCCCGCCGCCCCGGCTTCGCGCGCCCGCTGCGCCAGTACCTCCACAGCTTCTACTTCGCCACCCTCATCCTCGCCACGGTGGGCGACGCGCCGGAGCCGCGGCGCGGCGAGGAGTTCCTCTTCGTCACCGCCGGCTTCCTGCTGGCCGTGCTGGGCTTCGCCACGCTGACGGGCGGCATCGGCGCCGTCGTCTCCGACATGCGGGCGGCCGACGCCGCCTTCTACCcggacgcggcggcggcgcggcggtaCCTGCGGGCGCGCGGCGTGGGCGGGCGGCTGGCGCGGCGGGTGGCCCTGTG
The window above is part of the Opisthocomus hoazin isolate bOpiHoa1 chromosome 1, bOpiHoa1.hap1, whole genome shotgun sequence genome. Proteins encoded here:
- the LOC142360559 gene encoding uncharacterized protein LOC142360559, whose product is MGESPPQREPPTGNPPHREPPPQGTPSTGDSPTGEPPLTGEPRTGNWALGTPHRVTPTPGTPRHHCTGDPLYRALPAWLHRGSPLPETPAPGNPHPGEPPPRGTPTLGNSSAREPLHQVTPTLGNPHTWHPLCQGTPTPGNPCTRYPLHQATPAPGNPHTWHPLCQGTPTPGNPHTREPPRRVTPAPGNPPRVNPHPREPPHQGTPTPSTSCAREPLYWGTPAPGNPHIREPPHPAPPVLGNPLHQGTPTPGNPRTREPLHQGTPAPGNPHTGEPPHQGTPTPDKPCTRHPLHQGTPAPGKPAPGTHTREPPTLGNSHTGEPPCPGTEHPAHPRQRAQGTHTATGTAPGTGLCHAPGPPHRAPGCATHWDPRTGHWAVPQTGTPAPGTGLCHAPGPPHRAPGCATHWDPPHRAPGTAPVMAGTGLCCTLGPPHRAPGCAMHWDPRTGHRAVPHIETPALGTGMCREPRPPHRTPGCAVNRDPCTGHRAAGTPAPGTELCREPRPPHRAPSCAVNQDPRTGHRAVARTETPAPGTGLCREPRPPHRTPGTIPGPGSPRRVPQDGCGTPTGAPHSRRGMPSPGSRGSHRPGGPRPRGSTAETDAGAPRRSWTLDPSGVWYERWLGVMAVPVLYNCLVLVCRACFPALQERHAALWRGLDGACDALYLLDMAARMHTGFLEDGVLVRDRVRTRRRYLRSASFAWDAAAALPAELLYPHAGPVAPALRANRCLRAPRLLEAFDRLETRTARPNAFRAAKLALYGAAAIHWYACLYFALSARLGLGSDAWVCPDARRPGFARPLRQYLHSFYFATLILATVGDAPEPRRGEEFLFVTAGFLLAVLGFATLTGGIGAVVSDMRAADAAFYPDAAAARRYLRARGVGGRLARRVALWHQHLRAQRKPAAEASALRHLPPGLRAEVAASVHLPALRRVGLFRGCERGVLRQLVLRLRPQVFGPGEFVCRRGDVGREMYFIREGRLAVVGEDGVTRLAVLGEGLYFGEISLIDIKGNTAGNRRTADIVSIGFSDLFCLAKEDLAEVLAEFPRARAAMEAQGRQLLLRMGKLDAGAEAAAAEAERRARALEAALEGLRTRAARLLAQLEAGAFKMAARVESLERRLRRRAGAPGPAGGRGPLGARGPTRALGPTAFRGPAKMQGPPRAHGPPTMQGPSGLQGPLKAQGPPRAQGPSGLQGPPKAQGPTKAPGPPQFQGPPKAQVLPRFQGPTKAQGPPRFQGLPKSRSPPGAQDPPKAQGPPRFQGPPGSQGPPGVRGPPGVRGAGGTGPRR